Proteins from a genomic interval of Streptomyces sp. NBC_00820:
- the argH gene encoding argininosuccinate lyase — translation MSSNSGDVRLWGGRFADGPAEALAKLSASVHFDWRLAPYDIAGSRAHARVLRQAGLLTEDELQRMIAGLDRLEADVADGSFTGTIADEDVHTALERGLLERLGPDLGGKLRAGRSRNDQVATLFRMYLRDHARIVGGLIADLQDALVGLAEAHPDVAMPGRTHLQHAQPVLFAHHVLAHVQSLSRDAERLRQWDERTAVSPYGSGALAGSSLGLDPEAVARDLGFEHGSVGNSIDGTASRDFAAEFAFITAMIGVNLSRIAEEIIIWNTKEFSFVTLHDAFSTGSSIMPQKKNPDIAELARGKSGRLIGNLTGLLATLKALPLAYNRDLQEDKEPVFDSCDQLEVLLPAFTGMIATLTVHRERMEELAPAGFSLATDIAEWLVRQGVPFRVAHEVAGECVKAAEAEGKELGDLTDEQFAKISAHLTPEVRSVLNVPGALASRDGRGGTAPSAVAVQLTEVKADLAGQRAWADAGRKR, via the coding sequence GTGAGCAGCAACAGCGGTGACGTACGGCTCTGGGGCGGCCGTTTCGCCGACGGTCCCGCCGAGGCCCTGGCCAAGCTGTCCGCGTCCGTCCACTTCGACTGGCGGCTCGCGCCCTACGACATCGCCGGCTCGCGTGCCCACGCGCGCGTGCTGCGTCAGGCGGGGCTGCTCACCGAGGACGAACTCCAGCGCATGATCGCCGGGCTCGACCGGCTGGAGGCGGACGTGGCGGACGGCTCCTTCACCGGCACCATCGCCGACGAGGACGTCCACACCGCGCTGGAGCGCGGCCTGCTGGAGCGCCTCGGCCCGGACCTGGGCGGCAAGCTGCGCGCGGGCCGGTCGAGGAACGACCAGGTCGCCACCCTCTTCCGGATGTACCTGCGGGACCACGCCCGGATCGTCGGCGGCCTGATCGCCGACCTCCAGGACGCGCTGGTCGGCCTCGCCGAGGCCCACCCGGACGTGGCCATGCCCGGCCGCACCCACCTCCAGCACGCCCAGCCGGTGCTCTTCGCCCACCATGTGCTGGCCCATGTGCAGTCCCTGTCCCGGGACGCCGAGCGGCTGCGCCAGTGGGACGAGCGGACCGCCGTGTCGCCGTACGGCTCCGGCGCCCTCGCCGGCTCCTCCCTCGGCCTGGACCCGGAGGCGGTCGCCCGGGACCTGGGCTTCGAGCACGGCAGCGTCGGCAACTCCATCGACGGCACGGCCTCCCGGGACTTCGCCGCCGAGTTCGCGTTCATCACCGCGATGATCGGCGTGAACCTCTCCCGCATCGCCGAGGAGATCATCATCTGGAACACGAAGGAGTTCTCCTTCGTGACCCTGCACGACGCCTTCTCCACCGGCTCGTCGATCATGCCCCAGAAGAAGAACCCGGACATCGCGGAACTGGCGCGCGGCAAGTCGGGACGCCTGATCGGCAACCTCACGGGCCTGCTGGCCACGCTCAAGGCGCTGCCCCTGGCCTACAACCGCGACCTCCAGGAGGACAAGGAGCCGGTCTTCGACTCCTGCGACCAGCTGGAGGTGCTGCTTCCCGCCTTCACCGGCATGATCGCCACCCTCACCGTCCACCGCGAGCGCATGGAGGAGCTGGCCCCCGCCGGATTCTCGCTCGCCACCGACATCGCCGAGTGGCTGGTCCGGCAGGGCGTGCCGTTCCGGGTGGCGCACGAGGTCGCGGGGGAGTGCGTGAAGGCCGCCGAGGCCGAGGGCAAGGAACTGGGCGACCTCACGGACGAGCAGTTCGCGAAGATCTCCGCCCACCTCACCCCCGAGGTGCGCTCCGTCCTCAACGTCCCCGGCGCCCTCGCCTCCCGCGACGGCCGCGGCGGCACCGCGCCCAGCGCGGTCGCCGTCCAGCTCACCGAGGTCAAGGCGGACCTGGCGGGCCAGCGGGCGTGGGCCGACGCGGGCCGGAAGCGGTAA
- a CDS encoding argininosuccinate synthase produces MTERVVLAYSGGLDTSVAIGWIAEETGAEVIAVAVDVGQGGEDLDVIRKRALACGAVEAEVADAKDEFADEYCLPAIKANALYMDRYPLVSALSRPTIVKHLVAAAKKHGATTVAHGCTGKGNDQVRFEAGIVALAPDLKCIAPVRDYAMTRDKAIAFCEAKNLPIATTKKSPYSIDQNVFGRAVETGFLEDIWNAPIEDIYEYTENPALVRDPDEVVITFKHGVPVAIDGKAVSVLQAIQQLNERAGAQGIGRIDMVEDRLVGIKSREVYEAPGAIALITAHQELENVTVERELARYKRQVEQRWGELVYDGQWFSPLKRALDGFIDEASQQVNGDIRMTLHGGRAVVTGRRSESSLYDFNLATYDTGDSFDQAAAKGFIDIYSLSSKIAARRDLAGGA; encoded by the coding sequence GTGACCGAGCGCGTCGTACTCGCCTACTCAGGCGGTCTGGACACCTCCGTCGCCATCGGCTGGATCGCCGAGGAGACGGGCGCCGAGGTCATCGCCGTAGCGGTCGACGTCGGCCAGGGCGGCGAGGACCTGGACGTCATCCGCAAGCGCGCCCTCGCGTGCGGTGCGGTCGAGGCCGAAGTGGCCGATGCCAAGGACGAGTTCGCCGACGAGTACTGCCTCCCGGCGATCAAGGCCAACGCCCTGTACATGGACCGCTACCCGCTGGTCTCCGCGCTCTCGCGGCCGACGATCGTCAAGCACCTCGTCGCCGCCGCGAAGAAGCACGGCGCCACCACCGTCGCCCACGGCTGCACCGGCAAGGGCAACGACCAGGTCCGCTTCGAGGCCGGCATCGTCGCCCTCGCCCCCGACCTGAAGTGCATCGCCCCCGTCCGCGACTACGCGATGACCCGGGACAAGGCGATCGCCTTCTGCGAGGCGAAGAACCTCCCGATCGCCACCACCAAGAAGTCCCCGTACTCCATCGACCAGAACGTCTTCGGGCGCGCGGTCGAGACGGGCTTCCTGGAGGACATCTGGAACGCCCCGATCGAGGACATCTACGAGTACACCGAGAACCCGGCGCTCGTGCGTGATCCCGACGAGGTGGTCATCACCTTCAAGCACGGCGTCCCGGTCGCCATCGACGGCAAGGCCGTCAGCGTCCTGCAGGCCATCCAGCAGCTCAACGAGCGCGCCGGCGCCCAGGGCATCGGCCGGATCGACATGGTCGAGGACCGCCTCGTCGGCATCAAGTCCCGTGAGGTGTACGAGGCTCCGGGCGCGATCGCCCTGATCACCGCCCACCAGGAGCTGGAGAACGTCACCGTCGAGCGCGAACTCGCCCGCTACAAGCGGCAGGTCGAGCAGCGCTGGGGCGAACTGGTCTACGACGGCCAGTGGTTCTCGCCGCTCAAGCGCGCCCTGGACGGCTTCATCGACGAGGCCAGCCAGCAGGTCAACGGCGACATCCGGATGACCCTGCACGGCGGCCGCGCGGTCGTCACCGGCCGGCGCTCGGAGTCGTCCCTGTACGACTTCAACCTCGCCACCTACGACACCGGCGACAGCTTCGACCAGGCCGCGGCCAAGGGCTTCATCGACATCTACAGCCTGTCGTCGAAGATCGCCGCGCGGCGTGACCTGGCAGGCGGAGCCTGA
- a CDS encoding pyridoxamine 5'-phosphate oxidase family protein has product MGKIYERMDGRLRTFIEEQPLFFTATAPLAGDGTVNLSPKGLKGSFAVLDELTLAYLDFAGSNAETIAHLRENGRITLMWCAFQGPPNIVRVHGRGEPVFRDDPGFPDLLARFPDIDPTAHGLRAIIVVHATLIRDSCGYAVPHMAYEEDRDLHRRRFAREDDASLSAYFEKKEYIARSLDGLPGLPLPLPPSSV; this is encoded by the coding sequence ATGGGAAAGATCTACGAACGCATGGACGGCAGGCTCCGCACGTTCATCGAGGAGCAGCCCCTCTTCTTCACCGCCACCGCTCCCCTCGCGGGCGACGGCACGGTCAACCTCTCCCCCAAGGGCCTCAAGGGCTCGTTCGCCGTGCTCGACGAACTCACCCTGGCCTACCTGGACTTCGCCGGCTCCAACGCGGAGACGATCGCGCACCTGCGGGAGAACGGGCGGATCACCCTGATGTGGTGCGCCTTCCAGGGCCCGCCGAACATCGTGCGCGTGCACGGCCGGGGCGAGCCCGTCTTCCGCGACGACCCGGGCTTCCCGGACCTGCTCGCCCGCTTCCCGGACATCGACCCCACGGCCCACGGACTGCGCGCGATCATCGTCGTCCACGCCACGCTCATCCGCGACAGCTGCGGGTACGCCGTCCCCCACATGGCCTACGAGGAGGACCGCGACCTGCACCGCAGGCGCTTCGCGCGCGAGGACGACGCCTCCCTGAGCGCCTACTTCGAGAAGAAGGAGTACATCGCGAGGAGCCTGGACGGCCTACCCGGGCTGCCGCTTCCGCTGCCGCCCTCTAGCGTCTGA
- a CDS encoding L,D-transpeptidase family protein, producing the protein MRPGVLVALLSASACALGLTPGPAPAPEPLPARMADTGGGTQLITAEAPGTGSTSGTVTWWDLRGGEWVAAGTAPARFGSNGLVEGTTRTQDTNTTPTGLYNLPFGFGIKPAPPGTRVTYRPVHEDSWWCEDNASTSYNRWVEPLPADCRASESEHLITYDTQYTYGLVVGFNYDRPVHGRGAGIFLHVNGKAATAGCVSVPEDAMLRILAWADPGGNPHMAIGTTDGATAVTRY; encoded by the coding sequence ATGCGCCCCGGTGTCCTCGTCGCCCTCCTGTCCGCCTCAGCCTGCGCCCTCGGCCTCACGCCGGGTCCCGCGCCGGCGCCGGAGCCGTTGCCCGCGCGGATGGCGGACACCGGCGGCGGCACCCAGCTGATCACCGCCGAGGCACCCGGCACCGGCTCGACGTCCGGGACGGTCACCTGGTGGGACCTGCGGGGCGGCGAGTGGGTGGCGGCCGGGACGGCGCCGGCCCGGTTCGGTTCGAACGGCCTGGTCGAGGGCACCACCCGGACCCAGGACACGAACACCACACCGACCGGCCTGTACAACCTCCCCTTCGGCTTCGGGATCAAGCCGGCGCCGCCCGGCACCCGCGTGACGTACCGCCCGGTGCACGAGGACTCGTGGTGGTGCGAGGACAACGCCTCCACGTCGTACAACCGCTGGGTGGAGCCCCTCCCGGCCGACTGCCGCGCCTCGGAGTCCGAGCACCTGATCACCTACGACACCCAGTACACGTACGGCCTGGTCGTCGGCTTCAACTACGACCGTCCGGTGCACGGCCGGGGCGCCGGAATCTTCCTGCACGTCAACGGGAAGGCGGCGACGGCCGGTTGCGTGTCGGTGCCGGAGGACGCGATGCTGCGGATCCTGGCCTGGGCGGACCCCGGCGGGAACCCGCACATGGCCATCGGCACGACGGACGGCGCCACGGCCGTCACACGCTACTGA
- a CDS encoding ferredoxin reductase family protein: MPTTLAGGRAARRQTMRRIRPRRSPAVPLLLGVWAGAVAVLWLWWHNTPAIADDTGRILNAGRITGLLAGYLMALVVLQMARVPALERRVGSDRVARWHAMSGRYTLSLVLAHVFLTMWGYARQAGRSLGDIVQQTVDSVNQLPDMGKAAIGTGLFVLIGLTSVGVIRRRLPYDSWYHVHLLTYAAVFLTFWHQITTGNDFAVQPSAKTFWYVLYGSVTALVLWYRILTPVRLNLRHRMRVEAVIEEAPGIVSVLIGGRKLHRMGAEAGQFFRWRFLAPGMRFSSHPYSLSAAPRPGMLRITVKAIGDHSTRLRELTPGTRVWAEGPYGALTAQRRSRGKVLLVAGGVGITPMRALFETLPGAAGDITLLYRANTTQDLALWDELSAIAEARGARLMYAVNSPEGERPDISAENLQRKIPDIDRHDVFMCGPPGFAQSVFEALRDAGVPARRIHHESFEM, from the coding sequence GTGCCCACCACGCTCGCAGGCGGTCGTGCCGCCCGCCGCCAGACGATGCGCCGCATCCGTCCGCGCCGTTCCCCGGCCGTCCCGCTGCTGCTGGGGGTCTGGGCGGGCGCGGTCGCCGTGCTGTGGCTCTGGTGGCACAACACCCCGGCCATCGCCGACGACACCGGCAGAATCCTGAACGCGGGCCGGATCACCGGTCTGCTGGCCGGGTACCTCATGGCGCTGGTCGTGCTCCAGATGGCGCGCGTGCCGGCGCTGGAGCGGCGGGTCGGCTCCGACCGGGTGGCCCGCTGGCACGCGATGAGCGGCCGGTACACGCTCAGCCTGGTCCTCGCGCACGTCTTCCTCACCATGTGGGGGTACGCGCGGCAGGCGGGCAGGTCGCTGGGCGACATCGTCCAGCAGACCGTCGACTCCGTGAACCAGCTCCCGGACATGGGCAAGGCCGCGATCGGCACCGGCCTGTTCGTGCTCATCGGCCTGACGTCCGTCGGTGTGATCCGCCGCAGGCTGCCGTACGACAGCTGGTACCACGTCCACCTGCTGACGTACGCGGCGGTGTTCCTGACGTTCTGGCACCAGATCACCACCGGCAACGACTTCGCGGTCCAGCCGTCCGCCAAGACCTTCTGGTACGTGCTGTACGGCTCGGTCACCGCGCTGGTGCTCTGGTACCGCATCCTCACCCCGGTCCGGCTCAACCTGCGTCACCGGATGCGGGTGGAGGCGGTGATCGAGGAGGCGCCGGGCATCGTGTCGGTGCTGATCGGCGGGCGGAAGCTGCACCGGATGGGCGCGGAGGCGGGCCAGTTCTTCCGCTGGCGGTTCCTCGCGCCGGGGATGCGGTTCAGCTCGCACCCGTACTCGCTGTCGGCCGCGCCCCGCCCGGGCATGCTGCGGATCACGGTGAAGGCGATCGGCGACCACAGCACCCGGCTGCGCGAACTCACGCCCGGCACCCGGGTGTGGGCGGAGGGCCCGTACGGCGCGCTGACCGCGCAGCGGCGCAGCCGGGGCAAGGTACTGCTGGTCGCGGGCGGCGTCGGCATCACGCCGATGCGGGCGCTGTTCGAGACACTGCCCGGCGCGGCGGGTGACATCACCCTGCTCTACCGCGCGAACACCACCCAGGACCTGGCCCTGTGGGACGAGCTGTCCGCGATCGCCGAGGCGCGCGGCGCCCGGCTCATGTACGCGGTCAACAGCCCGGAGGGCGAGCGTCCCGACATCTCCGCCGAGAACCTTCAGCGGAAGATCCCCGACATCGACCGGCACGACGTCTTCATGTGCGGGCCGCCCGGATTCGCGCAGTCGGTGTTCGAGGCGCTGCGTGACGCGGGGGTTCCCGCGCGCCGCATCCATCACGAGTCGTTCGAGATGTGA
- a CDS encoding FMN-binding protein, with the protein MTKSHPIRRVVLATAATVSGVVLLLSLKPASDPASAAGAAPQQPAAQDAPQGGRQGGAQAAAGSGTVTGDVAQTQYGAVQVRLTVNGGKITKAEAVQAPKGGVSDQKTALAVPRLNKEAVAAGNADIDAVSGATYTSDGYKKSLQSALDKVKTSSSGSSGSGASSGSGSSSGSGSSSGSGSGSSAGSAQADGGSRTVTGKAVRTQYGTVQVRVTVRDGKLVQAAAVQAPQGGISDQKTALAVPRLNQEAVTAGNADIDAVSGATYTSTGYKQSLQSALDQAGG; encoded by the coding sequence ATGACGAAGAGCCACCCCATACGGCGCGTCGTGCTGGCCACCGCCGCCACCGTGTCCGGTGTCGTGCTGCTGCTGTCGCTCAAGCCCGCGTCGGATCCGGCGTCGGCGGCGGGCGCGGCCCCACAGCAGCCGGCGGCGCAGGACGCGCCGCAGGGCGGCCGGCAGGGCGGGGCTCAGGCCGCCGCCGGCTCCGGCACCGTGACCGGCGACGTGGCGCAGACGCAGTACGGGGCCGTGCAGGTACGGCTGACCGTGAACGGCGGCAAAATCACCAAGGCGGAGGCCGTGCAGGCGCCCAAGGGCGGCGTCAGCGACCAGAAGACCGCCCTCGCCGTGCCCAGGCTCAACAAGGAGGCCGTGGCGGCGGGGAACGCGGACATCGACGCGGTGTCCGGGGCGACCTACACGAGTGACGGGTACAAGAAGTCGCTCCAGTCGGCGCTGGACAAGGTGAAGACCTCTTCGTCGGGATCATCCGGGTCGGGGGCCTCGTCCGGGTCCGGTTCTTCGTCCGGGTCCGGTTCCTCGTCCGGCTCCGGTTCCGGTTCGTCCGCCGGGTCCGCCCAGGCCGACGGCGGGTCCCGTACCGTCACCGGGAAGGCCGTGCGGACGCAGTACGGCACGGTCCAGGTCCGGGTCACGGTCCGCGACGGGAAGCTCGTCCAGGCGGCGGCCGTACAGGCGCCCCAGGGCGGGATCAGCGACCAGAAGACCGCCCTCGCGGTGCCGAGGCTCAACCAGGAGGCCGTGACCGCGGGGAACGCGGACATCGACGCGGTGTCCGGGGCGACCTACACCAGCACGGGCTACAAGCAGTCGCTGCAGTCCGCGCTGGACCAGGCCGGTGGCTGA